In the Adlercreutzia equolifaciens DSM 19450 genome, one interval contains:
- a CDS encoding respiratory chain complex I subunit 1 family protein, which yields MTIIIAILQAILLVAIAPLLSGITRKIRAKMHSRTGTSVLQDYYDLAKLWRRCEVKEGGSSIVSRLTPPIFLGSFILLAAGLPLMTQACPVPILGDIITILYLMALPRFMFALASIDSAGSYTAIGGVRELLVGVLVEPSLILVLFVMAVAAGSTNVGLMASSVANLTACPLVAVVVAGVACAMACYIEMGKLPFDLAEAEQEIQEGPLAAYSGPSLAMMKLGVSLKQLVVASLFVAIFLPFGAAATASPLDLLGGLVAYACKVLVVFLIASVIENAVMRVRYKYLGRYTWFVVGIASLSLVFLVIGI from the coding sequence ATGACTATCATTATCGCGATACTTCAGGCCATCCTTCTGGTCGCCATCGCCCCGCTTCTTTCCGGCATCACCCGCAAGATTCGCGCGAAGATGCACTCCCGTACGGGCACGAGCGTGCTGCAGGACTATTACGACCTGGCGAAGCTGTGGCGTCGCTGCGAGGTGAAGGAGGGCGGAAGCAGCATTGTCTCCCGCCTTACGCCACCGATATTCTTGGGCTCGTTTATCCTGCTCGCCGCGGGTCTTCCGCTTATGACCCAGGCGTGCCCGGTGCCTATTCTCGGCGACATCATCACCATTCTGTATCTTATGGCCCTTCCGCGCTTCATGTTCGCCCTGGCCTCCATCGACTCGGCCGGTTCCTACACGGCCATCGGCGGTGTGCGCGAGCTGCTCGTGGGCGTGCTGGTTGAGCCCTCGCTCATCCTGGTGCTCTTCGTCATGGCCGTGGCCGCGGGCTCGACCAACGTGGGGCTTATGGCCTCATCGGTAGCCAATCTGACGGCATGCCCCTTGGTGGCCGTCGTCGTGGCCGGCGTGGCCTGCGCCATGGCCTGCTACATCGAGATGGGGAAGCTCCCGTTCGATCTGGCCGAGGCGGAGCAGGAGATTCAGGAAGGACCTCTGGCCGCCTACTCGGGCCCGTCGCTGGCCATGATGAAGCTGGGCGTTTCGCTCAAACAGCTCGTGGTGGCGAGCTTGTTCGTGGCGATCTTTCTGCCCTTCGGCGCGGCGGCCACGGCGTCCCCTCTCGATCTGCTCGGCGGCCTGGTTGCCTACGCATGCAAGGTGCTCGTGGTGTTCCTTATCGCCTCGGTGATCGAGAACGCGGTCATGCGCGTGCGCTACAAGTATCTCGGCCGTTACACCTGGTTCGTCGTGGGGATCGCCTCGCTGTCCCTCGTGTTCCTCGTCATTGGAATTTAG
- a CDS encoding NADH-quinone oxidoreductase subunit B family protein: MLENDFPLDLQWRPDPVVLDAKVAEAKQKLLESIKRSVYVYRVDCGGCNGCEIEIFATITAVFDAERFGIKVVPSPRHADMLIYTGAMTRSMREPALRAYHAAPDPKIVMSYGACGCTGGIFHDNYCVWGGTDPILPVDVYVPGCPPSPPATIFGFATALGLLDQKLHASHHVAPAGEQAPVAFPAIPYKVRTAFEREARRMSGYYYGKQIVDEFMLALSKDTVDALGAADALIAAETDTRKRAVFMDLKALLLSKVVDE, translated from the coding sequence ATGCTGGAGAACGATTTTCCGCTCGATCTCCAATGGCGGCCCGATCCGGTCGTGCTGGACGCGAAGGTGGCCGAGGCGAAGCAGAAGCTCCTTGAGTCCATCAAGCGCTCTGTGTACGTCTATCGCGTCGATTGCGGCGGTTGCAATGGCTGCGAGATCGAGATTTTCGCCACCATCACCGCGGTCTTCGACGCGGAGCGCTTCGGCATAAAGGTCGTGCCCTCGCCGCGCCATGCGGATATGCTCATCTATACCGGGGCCATGACGCGCTCCATGCGGGAGCCGGCGCTTCGGGCCTACCATGCGGCCCCCGATCCGAAGATCGTGATGTCGTACGGGGCTTGCGGGTGCACGGGCGGCATCTTCCACGACAACTACTGCGTGTGGGGCGGCACCGATCCGATTCTGCCGGTCGACGTGTACGTGCCGGGATGCCCGCCCTCGCCGCCGGCCACGATCTTCGGGTTCGCCACGGCTTTGGGCCTTTTGGACCAGAAGTTGCACGCGAGCCACCATGTGGCCCCGGCCGGCGAGCAGGCGCCCGTGGCCTTCCCGGCCATTCCCTACAAGGTGCGCACGGCGTTCGAGCGCGAGGCGCGCCGCATGAGCGGGTACTACTACGGAAAGCAGATCGTGGACGAGTTCATGCTGGCGTTGTCCAAGGACACGGTGGATGCCCTGGGAGCGGCCGATGCGCTCATCGCCGCCGAGACCGATACGCGCAAGCGCGCCGTGTTCATGGATCTGAAGGCGCTGCTTTTGAGCAAGGTCGTCGACGAATGA
- the hyfB gene encoding hydrogenase 4 subunit B, whose translation MLELILLSLGLSCATGVLSLVTSKARAASKTIACVGGMGAAALSFIGGVGALFQTATYASWIGPMPFTNFTLLLNPLAGLLIAVIAALAFVAWLYGLSYFDEYYEAGIGVIGFFMNLFIASMNLVILADNAFWFLVFFELMSLTSYVLVIIDRTEASLKGGFLYLIMAHIGFLMIACSFFAMASATGSLEFEAFRTHAFAPGIATLAFALAFFGFGAKAGMVPFHSWLPQAHPAAPSNVSALMSGGMIKIGIFGICKVCFDLLGAAGGEVGWGVLVIVIGAVSSVLGVVYALGEHDLKSLLAYHSVENIGIILLGVGVGIYGWAAGLPWLAAIGLLAGLYHLVNHAMFKGLLFLGAGSVLHATGTRNMEVLGGLAKAMPVTAVCFLIGSLAISAIPPLNGFVSEWFTYQGLIGAAMDGGIFMRIVFAFAVVALAVTGALAVTCFVKAFGVTFLARPRSEAAEHAHEVPAPMTIAMVILTVACISLGLGAAWVAPVVSSIASSMLAAPSLPVVEGATLVSLDTVSVVSPLIMAALMAVVIALCALLRNAANRKAGMKSDPSTWACGYEADLSMETLASTVGANVKTFMGPLYALRYGVNRAGQAVARLIARALESDAEEAPATPVATGGAASRYDRDRTVGIAPAERHAPALSNSVLSVVSDVGAWFGRMESGDFRTYIVYIVGALVFFLALIILVR comes from the coding sequence ATGTTGGAACTGATACTGCTTTCCCTCGGGCTCTCCTGCGCCACAGGCGTACTGTCGCTGGTGACGTCGAAGGCCCGCGCTGCTTCCAAGACCATCGCTTGCGTCGGCGGCATGGGCGCGGCGGCCTTGAGTTTCATCGGCGGTGTGGGTGCGCTGTTCCAGACGGCCACCTACGCCAGCTGGATCGGACCTATGCCCTTCACGAACTTCACGCTCTTGCTGAACCCGCTGGCCGGCCTTCTCATCGCGGTCATCGCCGCGCTGGCCTTCGTGGCGTGGCTCTACGGGCTTTCCTACTTCGATGAGTACTACGAGGCGGGCATTGGCGTCATCGGGTTCTTCATGAACCTGTTCATCGCCTCCATGAACCTCGTCATCCTTGCCGACAACGCCTTTTGGTTCCTCGTGTTCTTCGAGCTGATGTCGCTCACGTCCTACGTGCTCGTCATCATCGACCGGACGGAAGCGTCGCTCAAGGGCGGTTTTCTGTACCTCATCATGGCCCATATCGGCTTTCTGATGATCGCGTGCTCGTTCTTCGCTATGGCCTCGGCCACCGGCTCGCTCGAGTTCGAGGCGTTCCGTACTCATGCGTTCGCTCCCGGCATCGCCACGCTGGCCTTCGCGCTGGCCTTCTTCGGCTTCGGGGCGAAGGCGGGCATGGTGCCCTTCCATTCGTGGCTGCCCCAGGCCCATCCGGCGGCGCCCTCCAACGTGAGTGCGCTCATGTCCGGCGGCATGATCAAGATCGGCATCTTCGGTATTTGCAAGGTGTGCTTCGATCTGCTCGGCGCTGCGGGCGGTGAAGTCGGTTGGGGCGTGCTCGTCATCGTCATCGGCGCCGTCTCCTCGGTGCTCGGCGTGGTCTATGCCCTGGGAGAGCACGACCTCAAGAGCCTTCTGGCCTACCACTCCGTCGAGAACATCGGCATCATCCTGCTTGGTGTCGGCGTGGGCATCTACGGCTGGGCCGCAGGTCTGCCCTGGCTTGCCGCCATCGGGCTTCTGGCCGGTCTTTACCACTTGGTGAACCATGCCATGTTCAAGGGCCTGCTCTTCCTCGGTGCCGGTAGCGTGCTGCACGCCACGGGCACTCGCAACATGGAGGTGCTCGGCGGTCTGGCGAAGGCGATGCCCGTCACGGCGGTGTGCTTCCTCATCGGCTCCCTCGCTATTTCGGCCATCCCGCCGCTCAACGGCTTCGTGTCCGAGTGGTTCACCTACCAGGGACTCATTGGGGCGGCCATGGACGGTGGCATCTTCATGCGTATCGTCTTCGCCTTTGCCGTGGTGGCCCTCGCCGTCACCGGCGCTCTGGCGGTCACCTGCTTCGTGAAGGCCTTCGGCGTGACGTTCCTCGCCCGTCCCCGTTCGGAGGCGGCCGAGCATGCCCACGAGGTGCCGGCTCCCATGACCATCGCCATGGTCATCCTCACGGTGGCCTGCATTTCCCTGGGACTCGGCGCGGCCTGGGTGGCGCCTGTTGTCAGCTCCATCGCGAGCTCGATGCTCGCGGCACCGTCTCTGCCGGTGGTCGAGGGCGCGACACTGGTGTCCTTGGACACGGTCTCGGTGGTCTCGCCGCTCATCATGGCCGCTCTTATGGCCGTCGTCATCGCCCTGTGCGCCTTGTTGCGCAATGCCGCCAATCGGAAGGCTGGCATGAAGAGCGACCCGAGCACCTGGGCATGCGGCTATGAGGCGGATCTGTCCATGGAGACGCTCGCCTCTACGGTGGGCGCGAACGTCAAGACCTTCATGGGCCCGCTTTACGCTCTTCGCTACGGCGTGAACCGCGCCGGCCAGGCGGTTGCCCGCTTGATCGCCCGCGCGCTTGAGTCCGATGCCGAAGAGGCTCCCGCCACCCCCGTGGCGACCGGTGGTGCGGCCTCGCGCTACGATCGCGACCGGACGGTCGGCATTGCTCCGGCTGAGCGGCATGCTCCGGCGCTTTCCAATTCGGTGCTCTCCGTCGTGAGCGATGTGGGCGCTTGGTTCGGCCGCATGGAGAGCGGGGATTTCCGCACCTACATCGTTTACATCGTCGGCGCGCTGGTGTTCTTCCTCGCGCTCATCATCCTGGTACGTTAG
- a CDS encoding NADH-quinone oxidoreductase subunit C, producing MTTKKQSPLRVGETHVQAVRDTFPGAVLDATWQAADQVTITVPTDMLPDVVEFLYYGRGGWLPNMVANDERPLHGCYALYYLLSMEESDPGFVVVRAEVDPHSMEYPSVTPRVPACVWSEREAFDMFGLRAVGLPDERRLVLPDDWPCDLYPLRKDSMDYRKRPAPVTDVENYSFLYEGHAEETTEVPMGPLHITSDEPGHFRLFVEGEDIIDADYRLFYVHRGMEKVAESRLNYDAVTFLADRICGICGNAHSVAYAEAVEHAQGIEVPVRAQYIRSILLEVERLHSHLLNLGLVCHYCGFDTGFQHFFRVREKTMDLAVLLTGARKTYGLNLIGGVRRDILDEQKLATIKYVRELRHEVEALVDMLVSTANFESRTAGIGRLDPAVARDFSPVGPCVRGSGIARDVRFDHPFDGYKFLVGMSARSHDGCDVQSRTLVRVEEFMDSLDMIEQLLDGAPEGPIQAENWQYTPHKFALGYTEAPRGEDMHWAQVGDNQKCYRWRAKAATYSNWPILRYMFRGNTVADAAIIVGSMDPCYSCTDRVTVVDVKKKTSTVLTKDQLEGYCRRRTHSPLSGKGW from the coding sequence ATGACGACGAAGAAGCAGTCGCCTTTGCGCGTGGGCGAGACCCATGTTCAGGCCGTGAGGGACACCTTTCCCGGCGCGGTGCTCGATGCGACGTGGCAGGCCGCCGATCAGGTGACCATTACGGTGCCCACCGATATGCTGCCCGATGTGGTGGAGTTTCTGTACTACGGCCGCGGCGGCTGGCTGCCCAACATGGTGGCCAACGACGAGCGCCCGCTGCACGGTTGCTACGCCCTGTACTACCTGCTCTCCATGGAAGAGAGCGATCCGGGGTTCGTGGTGGTGCGTGCCGAGGTGGATCCGCATTCCATGGAATACCCGTCGGTGACCCCGCGGGTTCCCGCTTGCGTGTGGAGCGAGCGCGAGGCCTTCGACATGTTCGGCCTGCGCGCAGTGGGGCTCCCCGACGAGCGCCGGCTCGTGCTGCCGGACGATTGGCCCTGTGATCTGTACCCGCTGCGCAAGGACTCCATGGACTACCGCAAGCGCCCGGCTCCCGTGACCGATGTGGAGAACTACTCGTTTCTCTACGAGGGCCATGCCGAGGAGACGACCGAGGTGCCCATGGGCCCTCTGCACATCACCTCCGACGAGCCGGGGCACTTCCGCCTGTTCGTGGAAGGGGAGGACATCATTGATGCGGACTACCGCCTGTTCTACGTGCACCGCGGCATGGAGAAAGTGGCTGAGAGCCGCCTGAACTACGACGCTGTGACGTTTCTGGCGGATCGCATCTGCGGCATCTGCGGCAACGCCCACTCGGTGGCCTACGCCGAGGCGGTGGAACATGCCCAGGGCATCGAGGTGCCCGTGCGCGCCCAGTACATCCGCTCCATCTTGCTGGAGGTCGAGCGTTTGCACTCTCATTTGCTGAACTTGGGGCTGGTGTGCCATTACTGCGGGTTCGATACGGGATTTCAGCACTTCTTCCGGGTTCGCGAGAAGACCATGGACTTGGCCGTGCTGCTCACCGGCGCTCGCAAGACCTACGGCCTGAACCTCATCGGAGGCGTGCGGCGCGACATCTTGGACGAGCAGAAGCTCGCCACGATCAAGTACGTGCGGGAGCTGCGGCACGAGGTGGAGGCGCTGGTGGACATGCTCGTGTCCACGGCCAACTTCGAATCGCGCACGGCCGGCATCGGAAGGCTCGACCCGGCGGTGGCCCGCGACTTTAGCCCCGTGGGCCCCTGCGTTCGCGGCAGCGGCATCGCCCGCGACGTCCGCTTCGACCATCCCTTCGACGGCTACAAGTTCCTCGTGGGCATGTCGGCGCGCAGCCACGACGGCTGCGACGTGCAGAGCCGTACCCTGGTGCGCGTCGAGGAGTTTATGGACTCCCTCGATATGATCGAGCAGCTGCTCGACGGTGCGCCGGAAGGCCCCATCCAGGCGGAGAACTGGCAGTACACGCCGCACAAGTTCGCCTTGGGCTACACCGAGGCGCCCCGAGGCGAAGATATGCACTGGGCCCAGGTGGGGGACAACCAGAAGTGCTATCGCTGGCGCGCCAAGGCGGCCACGTACTCGAACTGGCCGATCCTGCGCTACATGTTCCGCGGCAACACCGTGGCCGACGCCGCTATAATCGTGGGCTCCATGGATCCGTGCTATTCCTGCACTGATCGCGTGACGGTGGTCGATGTCAAGAAGAAGACGTCCACCGTGCTCACCAAAGATCAGCTCGAGGGCTACTGCCGCCGCCGCACGCACTCGCCTCTTTCCGGGAAGGGGTGGTAG
- a CDS encoding 4Fe-4S dicluster domain-containing protein — MNTFIAIEPDRCIGCGTCLAACSHGHRVAGLQAEPRLALTFTPQVTAAVTCHQCEGAPCLAVCPVDAIKRTEEAIVVNEQTCIGCKLCAVVCPFGAIHPSGTSTAGVAGISYPTPTQPRGTSPLLAWSIGVYTCAVKCDLCSTLGPDEEPHCVEACPTKALYVRDAMTLAGVRKDKMRAAVAANQIMMGRTTNLKEA; from the coding sequence ATGAACACTTTCATCGCCATAGAGCCGGATAGGTGCATTGGATGCGGCACGTGCCTTGCCGCCTGCAGCCACGGCCACCGGGTGGCCGGGCTGCAGGCGGAGCCCCGTCTCGCACTGACGTTTACCCCGCAGGTGACGGCGGCCGTCACCTGCCATCAGTGCGAGGGGGCGCCGTGCTTGGCGGTTTGCCCCGTGGATGCGATCAAGCGCACCGAAGAGGCCATCGTCGTGAACGAGCAGACCTGCATAGGCTGCAAGCTGTGCGCGGTGGTGTGCCCCTTCGGCGCCATCCATCCCTCGGGCACGTCCACGGCGGGCGTTGCCGGCATCTCCTATCCCACTCCCACTCAGCCACGGGGCACATCGCCTCTGCTGGCTTGGAGCATCGGCGTCTACACCTGCGCCGTCAAGTGCGACCTGTGCTCCACCTTGGGCCCCGACGAGGAGCCCCATTGCGTCGAAGCGTGTCCGACCAAGGCACTCTACGTGCGCGATGCCATGACGCTCGCGGGCGTTCGCAAGGACAAGATGCGCGCTGCCGTGGCGGCCAACCAGATCATGATGGGTCGAACGACGAACTTGAAGGAGGCCTAA
- a CDS encoding formate hydrogenlyase maturation HycH family protein: MSVTVRQRCGREAAGFEEPAASGDVLSPTRPLAAHTTDGRTAREVVFYRLGEKFVDHERSIPEDVRSVLYYTLAIGHHTGVIDCLAPRLTTSREVFADVLALLGPGKAHDKLAGIEKFGEIEVKKEHVPVLKPAVLAALDRVGAALEVSDEPPLRAVSEAVVAIDAPAWLEEFLRLLEEIQCEPCVYAMGRRVTC, from the coding sequence ATGAGCGTGACCGTGCGACAGCGATGCGGGCGCGAGGCCGCCGGTTTCGAGGAGCCGGCGGCCTCGGGGGACGTCCTTTCGCCCACAAGGCCGCTCGCGGCCCATACCACCGATGGGCGCACGGCTCGCGAGGTGGTGTTCTACCGGCTGGGCGAGAAGTTCGTCGACCACGAGCGCTCTATCCCTGAGGATGTGCGGTCGGTGCTGTACTACACGCTGGCCATTGGGCACCATACCGGGGTCATCGACTGCCTCGCCCCGCGCTTGACGACTTCGCGCGAGGTGTTCGCCGACGTGCTGGCGCTTCTCGGCCCGGGTAAGGCCCACGACAAGCTGGCGGGTATTGAGAAGTTCGGCGAGATCGAGGTGAAAAAGGAGCACGTGCCCGTGCTGAAGCCCGCGGTTCTCGCGGCGCTCGATCGCGTGGGCGCTGCCCTGGAAGTGAGCGACGAGCCGCCCTTGCGCGCCGTGTCGGAGGCGGTTGTCGCCATCGACGCCCCGGCGTGGCTGGAGGAGTTCCTCCGTCTCTTGGAGGAGATACAGTGCGAGCCGTGCGTGTACGCCATGGGGAGGAGGGTCACATGCTGA
- the hyfE gene encoding hydrogenase 4 membrane subunit, which produces MFGYPLVNVLGACLIITSMMVVLARTGRAAAFLYSLQSLVLVGVLASLGAVTGSAELFTWSATAFATKVVLVPAILLFTLKKIGDDAEADLPPKLNPMKSVALVAVEVFVCFVAVSGIDLPTAAAVKPTLAVSLAHFFIGLTCIVIQRSIFKQIFGYCLMENGSHVTLALLAPQAPELVEIGVATDAIFAVIILAVLVWRMARYAHTLDADDLCELKG; this is translated from the coding sequence ATGTTCGGTTACCCATTGGTCAATGTGCTTGGCGCCTGCCTCATCATCACCTCGATGATGGTGGTGCTCGCCCGCACCGGACGGGCGGCGGCCTTCTTGTACTCGCTGCAGTCCTTGGTGCTCGTTGGCGTGCTCGCTTCGCTCGGCGCCGTCACAGGCTCGGCAGAGCTGTTCACCTGGTCGGCCACGGCCTTTGCCACGAAGGTGGTGCTTGTGCCCGCCATCCTGCTGTTCACGCTGAAGAAGATCGGCGATGATGCCGAGGCGGATCTGCCGCCGAAGCTGAACCCCATGAAGTCGGTGGCGCTGGTGGCCGTAGAGGTGTTCGTCTGCTTCGTGGCCGTCTCCGGCATCGATTTGCCCACGGCGGCGGCAGTCAAGCCCACGCTGGCCGTGTCGCTCGCGCACTTCTTCATCGGGCTCACCTGCATCGTTATCCAGCGCTCCATCTTCAAGCAGATCTTCGGGTACTGTCTGATGGAGAACGGCTCCCATGTGACGCTCGCGCTTCTGGCGCCTCAGGCTCCGGAGCTGGTGGAGATCGGTGTCGCCACCGACGCCATCTTCGCGGTGATTATCTTGGCGGTGCTCGTATGGCGCATGGCGCGCTATGCGCACACCCTTGACGCCGACGACCTCTGCGAGCTGAAGGGATAA
- a CDS encoding formate hydrogenlyase complex iron-sulfur subunit gives MLKLFKEIRKTGDATVGYPFAPLEMPAGFRGKPEHNEKLCIACAACAIACPANAITMELDAEQNYLTWDISYGRCIFCGRCQEVCPLFAIELTTDFELAVTNKEDLRESCSYGVARCARCGKPYAPAKEVDYARRVLAGVGGSAAADIEKVDLCLDCRRIDDAEAFAHQAPERGEE, from the coding sequence ATGTTGAAGCTGTTCAAAGAGATTCGCAAAACCGGCGACGCCACGGTGGGCTATCCTTTCGCTCCTCTGGAGATGCCCGCAGGGTTTCGCGGCAAGCCGGAGCACAACGAGAAGCTCTGCATCGCCTGTGCGGCCTGCGCCATCGCCTGTCCCGCCAACGCCATTACCATGGAGCTCGATGCTGAGCAGAACTATCTCACGTGGGATATCAGCTACGGTCGCTGCATCTTCTGCGGGCGATGCCAGGAGGTCTGCCCCCTGTTCGCCATCGAGCTGACGACCGACTTCGAGCTGGCCGTGACGAACAAGGAGGATCTGCGCGAGTCCTGCTCCTACGGCGTGGCCCGCTGCGCTCGCTGCGGCAAGCCCTATGCCCCGGCCAAGGAGGTCGATTATGCTCGCCGCGTGCTCGCGGGCGTGGGCGGCTCTGCCGCGGCTGATATCGAAAAGGTCGACCTGTGCCTGGATTGCCGCCGTATCGACGATGCCGAGGCCTTTGCGCACCAGGCGCCCGAGAGGGGGGAGGAGTAA
- a CDS encoding hydrogenase 4 subunit F, with translation MDYSMLLLVLLGCPLAAALLIAALPAKSTLRGAYEALHVLSLAGVAVAGLTLVVAAFAGSDIFALGEWFHLDGLSALFLGLIAVIAPCTGVYSLPYVAHDVAEGKLGPSQVKQYYAFFSLFVFSMILAVTSNNIIMMWVSVEATTLSTVFLVGVYRTKLALEAAWKYVIVCTAGVAFGLFGTLLVYANAADIMADPHQAVFWTSILPNAPLMDHSLMMIAFVFAAIGFGTKAGLFPMHTWLPDAHSEAPSPVSALLSGVLLKCAILIVLRFYILTAANVGATFPQTVMMILGVLSVCYAAFEVYKQNDLKRKMAYSSCENVGLIAVCFGIGGPLGIIAGLVHCIAHGLTKALMFCLSGNVMMKYHTRDLAKISGIISVAPVTGVLFAAGCLALAGFPPFAMFVSEMFMVLAGVAAEVWWAVALVLVALVVVIMALVRMITGSALGRAPEGVKRCDVPALALVPEVVLLALVVLLGVALPGPLAGSIEEASAIVMSYEEEGLSSGSLFEDALAALAFDDTPEEVFE, from the coding sequence ATGGATTACTCAATGTTACTTCTGGTGCTTTTGGGCTGTCCTTTGGCGGCGGCGCTGCTCATTGCCGCGCTGCCGGCGAAATCGACTCTCCGCGGCGCCTACGAGGCTCTTCACGTACTCTCCCTGGCGGGCGTCGCGGTAGCGGGCCTAACGCTTGTGGTGGCCGCCTTTGCGGGCAGCGACATCTTCGCTTTGGGGGAGTGGTTCCATCTCGACGGTCTCAGCGCCCTGTTCTTGGGGCTCATCGCCGTCATCGCGCCCTGCACGGGCGTGTACTCGCTGCCCTATGTGGCCCACGATGTGGCCGAGGGTAAGCTCGGGCCCTCCCAGGTGAAGCAGTACTACGCCTTCTTCAGCCTGTTCGTATTCTCGATGATTCTCGCCGTCACCTCCAACAACATCATCATGATGTGGGTTTCGGTGGAGGCCACGACGCTCTCCACGGTGTTCCTCGTCGGTGTTTATCGCACGAAGCTCGCCCTGGAGGCGGCCTGGAAGTACGTCATCGTCTGCACGGCCGGCGTGGCCTTTGGCTTGTTCGGGACGCTGCTCGTCTATGCGAACGCCGCCGACATCATGGCCGATCCGCATCAGGCGGTGTTCTGGACGTCCATCCTGCCCAACGCGCCGCTTATGGATCATTCGCTCATGATGATCGCCTTTGTGTTCGCGGCCATCGGGTTCGGTACCAAGGCGGGCCTGTTCCCCATGCACACGTGGCTGCCCGACGCCCACTCCGAGGCGCCGAGCCCCGTGTCGGCCCTGCTCTCCGGCGTGCTTTTGAAGTGCGCCATCCTCATCGTGCTGCGCTTCTACATTCTGACGGCGGCCAATGTGGGCGCGACGTTCCCCCAGACGGTCATGATGATCCTGGGCGTGCTGTCGGTGTGCTATGCGGCCTTCGAGGTGTACAAGCAGAACGACCTCAAGCGCAAGATGGCCTACAGCTCGTGCGAGAACGTGGGGCTCATCGCCGTGTGCTTCGGCATCGGCGGTCCCCTCGGCATCATCGCCGGGCTCGTGCACTGCATTGCCCACGGCCTCACCAAGGCCCTCATGTTCTGCCTGTCCGGCAATGTGATGATGAAGTACCACACGCGCGACCTTGCGAAGATCTCGGGCATCATCTCGGTGGCGCCGGTGACCGGCGTGCTGTTCGCGGCTGGCTGTCTGGCCTTGGCGGGCTTCCCTCCCTTTGCCATGTTCGTCAGCGAGATGTTCATGGTTCTCGCCGGCGTGGCTGCGGAAGTTTGGTGGGCCGTGGCGCTGGTGCTCGTGGCGCTTGTGGTGGTGATTATGGCGCTCGTGCGCATGATCACCGGATCGGCGCTGGGTCGCGCGCCCGAAGGCGTGAAGCGCTGTGACGTGCCCGCTTTGGCGCTTGTGCCCGAGGTGGTGCTCCTCGCTTTGGTGGTGCTGCTCGGCGTGGCGCTGCCGGGGCCCTTGGCCGGCTCCATTGAAGAGGCCAGCGCCATTGTTATGTCCTACGAGGAAGAGGGCCTCTCTTCCGGCAGCTTGTTCGAAGATGCCCTGGCGGCCTTGGCCTTCGATGATACCCCCGAGGAGGTGTTCGAGTAA
- the hycI gene encoding hydrogenase maturation peptidase HycI, with protein sequence MLNAEEILLASEASKRGGNIVFCVGSVLRGDDAAGPLLAKKLEDFPVEGWMAVDGGQTPENDLGYLRRLAPRRLLLVDAAAMGLEPGAIRRLQAADVATQSLITTHTLPITYLLGELEAVCEEVVFLGVQPAGTEFFDPVSPRVLAAVEHVYQCLADGADFTQYPFVN encoded by the coding sequence ATGCTGAATGCCGAGGAGATTCTCCTGGCCAGCGAGGCGTCCAAGCGCGGTGGCAACATCGTCTTCTGCGTGGGCAGCGTCCTGCGCGGCGACGATGCGGCCGGGCCTCTGCTGGCCAAGAAGCTGGAGGATTTTCCCGTGGAGGGTTGGATGGCCGTGGACGGCGGCCAGACCCCCGAGAACGATCTGGGCTATCTGCGGCGCCTTGCGCCGAGGCGGCTTCTGCTGGTGGATGCGGCGGCCATGGGCCTTGAGCCCGGCGCTATCCGCCGCCTTCAGGCCGCGGACGTGGCCACGCAGTCGCTCATAACGACCCACACGCTGCCCATCACGTACCTGCTCGGCGAGCTGGAGGCCGTGTGCGAGGAGGTCGTGTTCCTGGGCGTGCAGCCCGCGGGAACCGAGTTCTTCGATCCGGTGAGCCCCCGGGTGCTCGCGGCCGTGGAACACGTGTACCAGTGCCTCGCCGACGGCGCCGATTTTACGCAGTACCCCTTTGTGAATTGA